The genomic DNA AATGCCCTGTTGTTGAGAAAAGAGATAGTTAAAGATCTTCCAGATTCAATGGAAGGTTAATTGATTTTCACAAGGACTCTGAAGCCCTTCTTCCTTTTTTTTACCGTCGCATGGAACGGTATTATATGTGAATCTATTATGAGTCGAAGGTAGGTTGCCATCTGGGCTGAAAGATGAAGAGGACTCCTTATCTTGACCCCATTCCTTATCTGGCAGGATAAGATATCGTTCTGGTCAACGTATATGTGGGCATCCATTCCGTCGCTTATTTTCCTTAGCTCATGTCTTCTCAGACTCAACCCTGCCTCAAAGGATGATGGGGCGTTCACTTCATGCCGGCCCGTGAGGAACATTTCATTGGCCCTTCCTGAACTCATCCCCTCGGTGACCTTCTCTGAGACAAACCAGGCCCTATCAATCAGGTTACCCACCCGTTGATCCGGTGGAATCCACCCCTTCTCGGTGTAGTGTTCAATGAGGTCCCTTACCTCCTCTCTACTTACATTCATCTCTATTGAACTCATGGCAAGCCTCGTCAGCACGGGACCATAGCCGGCCTTTCGGAAGGTGGCCCATATATGACCCTCTCTGTAATATTTCCTGTTTCTCACGATGGAGTTGACGGCGTCTGCATTGAGGTAGGCTATTTTCATTAGTTCCCCGCGGGATAAATTGTTCATTCTTTCCATTATAGCCTCAAGGTTTCTCCTGCCGGGTATGGTTCCCTTTTCTATTTCCCTTTCAAGGATTCTGATGGTTGATTCTGGCAGAACACTCTGGACACTGGGAGGTATCTCCATGTTATTATCAATTATCTCCTGTCGTATCTCCCTTCCGGAAATTTTTGAGCCATCAACGGTAAGTTCCGGGATTATGTGGAACTTCATTTTTCGCCTGTACTTGCTGTAAAGGAATTCATTAACCGCAAACCACCTTATTACGTTTCTGTTTGGGAGGTCGCGTGGTATACCACTGAACACGCCCCTTGATGCAAATTCCATCGCCTTTTTGATTATGAGGTCAGGTGAGACATTTGCAGCATCAACATAGTCAACCACACCATCCTCTATCATCATGGCTATCCTTATTGGCACCGTATATGCAAGGGTCAGGCGGTAGTGGAGTCCATCAATGGGAACAACCCTGTCAGCCCCTGCTGCAAGGGCCATTTCCTTCCTCGCTTCGTAGGGAACAAAAAAGGGGGCGTGGTTTGCACTGAAATCCCTGTTGAGGTAAATTACAACCTCATCACCGGTTTCATCTGCTATTTCGCGACCCTTCTCTATGAGTCTCACATGGCCGAGGTGTACTGGATCAAAATCAGCGCTTATGCCAATCATTGCTCATCAGTCCATGATTTTAGCTGTATTCACTGTATTTTATATCCGTGGATGCGGTGGTCTCTGAAAACTTCAACTCAGCCAGCCACTGTGATCTGCATTCGCATTCATAGGGGGGTACCTGGGTCTGCTCAAGGTTTGCCCTGATTATGAGATTCTTGAGGTCTCTGTTACATTTTTTGCAGTTGTAGGGACCTCTGGATGTCCCAAAACCAGATGTATCCATTATGGCGGGTACTGAAACCTTTTCTCTTGTCCTGTTGATTATTTCAATGAGGCTCCATATCCATGGGGGTCTGTAGGAGCCCTTTCTCCAGAGGTCCTCAATAAGGGTCCCCCTGTGCACTGTTGATGGGCAGAAGGATAGGCGGTCAACACCGACCTTTTCAGCATAAATGGCTGTGGAAATGGCTTCCTCCACAGCCCGTTTTTCTGAGACCAGAATCGGCTTTACGAGGATGTATGCCTTTGATCTGACGTTAAAATCCCCTTTAAGGTCACTGAGGGTGTTAACTGCCCTTTCAAATTCACTGTTACTGAAACCCTTGTTTATCTTCATCAGCCTTGTATTTTCATTGCAGGTTTCAAGTCCAATGCTTATCTCAACTATCTTATCAGCTGCAAGTTCACAGCATCTTGCAACAGCTTCCTCGTTTATATACTCGGGCCTGGATTCGAATATTATTTCCTCAACATTTTCCAGGGCGCTGAGTCTGCTTAGTATGTGCTCCACTGCCTCCTGGGGGAACTCTTCAGGGTTCAGGAAGCTTCCAGAGGTGAATATCTTAACAGCTGTTTTTTCCTCAAGTTCGTAACGGGATATGATACCCTCGAATATTTCGATAATCTC from Methanothermobacter sp. includes the following:
- a CDS encoding adenylyltransferase/cytidyltransferase family protein; translation: MIGISADFDPVHLGHVRLIEKGREIADETGDEVVIYLNRDFSANHAPFFVPYEARKEMALAAGADRVVPIDGLHYRLTLAYTVPIRIAMMIEDGVVDYVDAANVSPDLIIKKAMEFASRGVFSGIPRDLPNRNVIRWFAVNEFLYSKYRRKMKFHIIPELTVDGSKISGREIRQEIIDNNMEIPPSVQSVLPESTIRILEREIEKGTIPGRRNLEAIMERMNNLSRGELMKIAYLNADAVNSIVRNRKYYREGHIWATFRKAGYGPVLTRLAMSSIEMNVSREEVRDLIEHYTEKGWIPPDQRVGNLIDRAWFVSEKVTEGMSSGRANEMFLTGRHEVNAPSSFEAGLSLRRHELRKISDGMDAHIYVDQNDILSCQIRNGVKIRSPLHLSAQMATYLRLIIDSHIIPFHATVKKRKKGFRVLVKIN
- a CDS encoding archaeosine biosynthesis radical SAM protein RaSEA; the protein is MISKLASRTRKKALKKIKPKSPDELSASWIQEDLLYSGKGRALFMILPTIGCSWALSETGGCTMCSYISDSFLEPVDADEIIEIFEGIISRYELEEKTAVKIFTSGSFLNPEEFPQEAVEHILSRLSALENVEEIIFESRPEYINEEAVARCCELAADKIVEISIGLETCNENTRLMKINKGFSNSEFERAVNTLSDLKGDFNVRSKAYILVKPILVSEKRAVEEAISTAIYAEKVGVDRLSFCPSTVHRGTLIEDLWRKGSYRPPWIWSLIEIINRTREKVSVPAIMDTSGFGTSRGPYNCKKCNRDLKNLIIRANLEQTQVPPYECECRSQWLAELKFSETTASTDIKYSEYS